Proteins co-encoded in one Malus domestica chromosome 09, GDT2T_hap1 genomic window:
- the LOC103413229 gene encoding uncharacterized protein, with amino-acid sequence MGPPNQLKKNTKGPNRMLKELQLVRMSASLIKIAYDERHCGAVTSQQHNSVVNCCGFIIRNFCPMRWESWAKIPDETRTLVRDNLEVVFEMEDISPEVSAYLEETFASRYKDWKSTLHKHF; translated from the exons ATGGGGCCTCCCAACCAG ctaaaaaaaaacaccaagggGCCCAATCGAATGTTGAAGGAGCTACAGCTTGTACGTATGTCTGCCTCCTTGATCAAGATTGCGTATGATGAGCGACATTGTGGAGCGGTTACCTCACAGCAGCATAACAGCGTCGTTAATTGCTGTGGTTTTATTATTAGGAATTTTTGTCCTATGCGGTGGGAGAGTTGGGCAAAAATTCCCGATGAGACGAGGACCCTGGTGCGAGATAATTTGGAG GTCGTTTTTGAAATGGAGGACATATCCCCTGAGGTCAGTGCCTACTTAGAGGAGACCTTTGCAAGCCGGTACAAAGATTGGAAGAGCACTCTTCACAAGCATTTTTAG